The DNA window ATGATCGCCCGCGCGATGATGACCCGCCCGCGCCTGCTGATTCTGGATGAGCCCACCGCAGGCGTGGACATCGAGATCCGCCGCGACATGTGGCGGGTGCTGAAGGAGATCAACGCCGCTGGCACGACGATCATCCTGACCACGCATTACCTGGAAGAAGCCGAGCACCTGTGCCGGCACCTGGCCATCATCAACCACGGCCAGATCGTCACCCAGGGCCCGATGCGGGCGCTGCTGGCCAAGCTGGACGTGGAAGGCTTCCTGTTTGACATCGATGGCGACCTGCCGGCGCAACTGCCGGTGATCGAGGGCACCACCATCACCGCCACCGACGCGCACACGCTGGACGTAGACATGCCGCGCGCGATGGATCTGAACCGGGTGTTCGAGGCGCTGAACGCGGCCGGCATCCGGGTGCGCTCGATGCGCACCAAGAGCAACCGTCTGGAGGAGCTGTTCGTGCGGCTTACCGGCAACCAGGAGAACGCGGCATGAGCACCACCCCAAGCCCGGTGATGACCGACGGGCAGCGCAACCGGATCGCGCTGATGACCATCGTGCGCCGCGAAGTGGCGCGCATCCTGCGTATCTGGGGCCAGACCCTGGTGCCGCCGGCGATCACCATGACCCTGTACTTCCTGATCTTCGGCGGGCTGATCGGCTCGCGCGTGGGTGAGATGGGCGGTTACAGCTACATGCAGTTCATCGTGCCGGGCCTGGTGATGATGAGCGTGATCCAGAACAGCTACGGCAACATCAGCTCGTCGTTCTTCGGCGCTAAGTTCGGTCGCCATGTGGAAGAACTGCTGGTGAGCCCGATGCCGAACTGGGTGATCCTGTGGGGTTACGTGGCGGGCGCGGTGCTGCGCGGGCTGATGGTGGGCGTGATCGTGCTGATCATTGCGATGTTCTTCACCCCGGTGCGCATCCCGCACCCGTTGGTGACGCTGACCACGGTGCTGCTGGGCGCAACGATCTTCTCGCTGGCGGGCTTCATCAACGCGGTGTACGCGAAGAAGTTCGA is part of the Stenotrophomonas oahuensis genome and encodes:
- a CDS encoding ABC transporter ATP-binding protein, coding for MASQTNNAPALRVRDLRKTYDNGTQALKGVSLDVAPGDFFALLGPNGAGKSTLIGIISSLVNLSEGQVEVFGSDLVRNRSATMRLIGLVPQEINFNLFEKPFDILVNYAGFYGVPREEAEKMAEVELKRAHLWEKAQVMSRTLSGGMKRRLMIARAMMTRPRLLILDEPTAGVDIEIRRDMWRVLKEINAAGTTIILTTHYLEEAEHLCRHLAIINHGQIVTQGPMRALLAKLDVEGFLFDIDGDLPAQLPVIEGTTITATDAHTLDVDMPRAMDLNRVFEALNAAGIRVRSMRTKSNRLEELFVRLTGNQENAA
- a CDS encoding ABC transporter permease, giving the protein MSTTPSPVMTDGQRNRIALMTIVRREVARILRIWGQTLVPPAITMTLYFLIFGGLIGSRVGEMGGYSYMQFIVPGLVMMSVIQNSYGNISSSFFGAKFGRHVEELLVSPMPNWVILWGYVAGAVLRGLMVGVIVLIIAMFFTPVRIPHPLVTLTTVLLGATIFSLAGFINAVYAKKFDDVAIVPTFILTPLTYLGGVFYSVKLLPTWAEAATHANPIFYMVNAFRYGLLGSSDVPLWVAYALMIGFVVVLSALALWLLKRGVGMRS